The genomic DNA CCACCATGAAAGCCCCTCGAAAAACCCCCGAAATGGACACAAAGGGGGGCCAGTCCGGGATCGGGAAGGGAGGATGTCCCTGAAGCCACGAGAAGGAGAGCCCACCGGAATGCGTATCGCGCAGATCGCCCCGTTGTACGAAGCCGTTCCGCCGAAGCGCTATGGTGGCACGGAGCGTGTCGTCTCGTTCCTGACGGAGGAGCTGGTGGCCCTGGGCCATGACGTGACGCTCTTCGCCAGCGGCGATTCCCAGACCAGCGCCACGCTCGTCCCCGTGCGCCCCCAGGCGCTGCGGCTCGATCCCTCGGTCCGCGACCCCATGGCCCCCCATGCCCTGATGCTGGAACGGGTCCTGCGCCGCGCCCACGAGTTCGACCTGCTGCACTTCCACCTGGACTACCTGCCCTTCTCCCTGTTCAGCCGGCAGGAGGTGCCCTGGGTGACCACCCTGCATGGCCGCCTCGACCTGCCGGAGCTGGGACCGATCTTCGATGCCTTCCCGGATGCGCCAGTGGTCTCGATCTCCGATTCCCAGCGTGCCCCGCTGCCCCAGGCCGGCTGGGCCGCCACCATCCATCATGGCCTGCCGAAGGACCTGCTGACGCCGCGCGACGCGGAACCCGGCTACCTCGCCTTCCTCGGCCGCATCGCGCCGGAGAAGCGTCCTGACCGTGCCATCCGGATCGCCGCCGAGGCCGGCCTGCCGCTGAAGATCGCCGCCAAGGTCGATAAGGCCGACGCGGAATACTACGCCCGGCACATCGAGCCGCTGGTCGCCCAGGCGCATGTCGAGTTCATCGGTGAGATCTGCGACCG from Roseomonas gilardii includes the following:
- a CDS encoding glycosyltransferase family 4 protein; translation: MRIAQIAPLYEAVPPKRYGGTERVVSFLTEELVALGHDVTLFASGDSQTSATLVPVRPQALRLDPSVRDPMAPHALMLERVLRRAHEFDLLHFHLDYLPFSLFSRQEVPWVTTLHGRLDLPELGPIFDAFPDAPVVSISDSQRAPLPQAGWAATIHHGLPKDLLTPRDAEPGYLAFLGRIAPEKRPDRAIRIAAEAGLPLKIAAKVDKADAEYYARHIEPLVAQAHVEFIGEICDREKPDFLSGARALLVPIDWPEPFGLVMIEAMACGTPVIAYNHGSVPEVIEDGLTGFIVQNEEEAVAAVRRLPELSRERIRRRFEERFTARRMAEDYVSLYQSLARTARPLLRVV